In Nerophis ophidion isolate RoL-2023_Sa linkage group LG03, RoL_Noph_v1.0, whole genome shotgun sequence, the following are encoded in one genomic region:
- the LOC133549677 gene encoding NPC intracellular cholesterol transporter 2-like encodes MDLRAGFVVILLCLMGLTCADPVKYIDCGSSSGKVTIVDINPCATQPCQLHKGQSYSVNVTFNSAVVSKTSKALVHGVIAGVPIPFPIPIQDGCESGIKCPIQKQEGYCYVNALPVKTEYPAIKLVVEWELKDDNNQDLFCIKFPVQIVN; translated from the exons ATGGACTTAAGAGCTGGCTTCGTTGTTATTTTGCTGTGCTTAATGGGGCTCACCTGTGCGGATCCAGTCAAGTACATCGATTGTG GCTCATCCTCAGGCAAAGTGACCATTGTGGACATTAACCCTTGTGCCACTCAGCCTTGCCAGCTCCACAAAGGACAGTCCTACAGTGTCAATGTGACCTTCAATAGTG CTGTGGTGAGCAAGACAAGCAAAGCTTTAGTCCATGGCGTCATCGCCGGAGTTCCCATCCCCTTCCCAATCCCCATCCAGGATGGCTGCGAGTCTGGAATCAAGTGTCCCATCCAGAAGCAGGAAGGCTATTGCTATGTGAACGCTCTGCCGGTCAAGACGGAGTATCCTGCG ATTAAGCTCGTAGTGGAGTGGGAACTGAAAGACGACAACAACCAAGATTTGTTCTGCATCAAGTTTCCAGTACAGATTGTCAATTAG
- the isca2 gene encoding iron-sulfur cluster assembly 2 homolog, mitochondrial, which produces MKVLELAMISASKSKVISLLRASALLNRVTARQSFPRTLQSPQLLSSSQMVAFCSTSTQLKPEDSGPSEDKVNLTESCVKRLGEIMEKGEYLRIHVEGGGCSGFQYKFSVDSKRNEDDRVFEEGGVGIVVDQDSLEFVKGATVDFSQELIRATFLVLKNPQADHGCSCGSSFSVKL; this is translated from the exons ATGAAAGTACTAGAACTAGCTATGATCTCTGCGTCGAAGTCAAAAGTGATAAGCCTTCTAAG GGCTTCTGCTCTCCTGAATCGCGTCACCGCGAGACAGAGCTTTCCTCGGACCCTGCAGAGCCCTCAGCTCCTCTCCAGCAGTCAAATGGTTGCGTTTTGCAGCACCTCAACTCAGCTGAAGCCAGAAGATTCAGGTCCTTCTGAAGACAAGGTCAACCTCACTGAGTCATGCGTCAAG AGACTTGGTGAGATCATGGAAAAAGGCGAGTACCTGAGAATTCATGTAGAAGGAGGAGGCTGCTCTGGTTTCCAGTACAAATTCTCAGTTGATAGTAAAAGGAATGAGGATGACCG AGTGTTTGAGGAGGGCGGCGTGGGCATCGTTGTGGACCAAGATAGTCTGGAGTTTGTGAAAGGAGCCACGGTGGATTTCAGCCAAGAACTGATCCGCGCCACCTTTCTAGTACTCAAAAATCCTCAAGCTGATCACGGCTGTTCCTGCGGCAGCTCCTTCTCGGTTAAACTCTAA